DNA from Daucus carota subsp. sativus chromosome 1, DH1 v3.0, whole genome shotgun sequence:
tttaattcagaaaaagaaaactttaaaaataaattacacaactatactttacaggagcattaaagtccgtgccgcgtccccgtcccccaatgtatactactcagggggacggagggagtaacaaaagAACTGATGGTtatctggaaaacaaaatgcacGGAGGCTCTCAAACTATAGACAAAAGAATCAACTATGCATGTCAAGCCAACTATACATTTGTAACTTGTAAAAATAATTTAGCACACAAGCATAAGACAGGAATATACCTATTCGGAGAAAACACTCATGACATCATTCGGAGAGAAGTATTGCATCATAGGGTTACTCATATTAACACTTTCGATGAAATCTAAATTTGGCTCCTGCTTCACTTTTTTCCCATTTTCCCTATATGTACTTCCATTACAGCTTATAGGTGCTTCCACTTCATCAACTGCGAAACGGCTAGGAATGCATGCTTCTTTGCCAACAAATCCAATATTCCTCAGTGTTCCATGATCAAGCACATGACTAGATTTCTCACTATAAGAACCTTGGCAGTCATTCATATCACGAAAAAGAACTGGCACCTGTCTAGAAGCATTAAATTCCGGGGCTGAATTTTGGACTCTCCTCAAGGCATTATTTTCAGCAATTCCTGAGCAAGATGACACAGACGGAGAGACAGGACCGGCAACTGAGTATCCATCAAGAATCTTGGCAGTTTTATGATTTACACCCAACATTTGTCCAACAGCAAATATGGAATTATTTGGCTGAGGTGTTGTCACATCAGCGCTACTAAAGATAGCCTCAGCACCAGGAAAGCTGCAGCTTTGACTAATTGAAGGCCTATTTACCACCTGAAAACTGGGTGGTTGAGCGGGGACAACAAGGCAAGAAGGTTGCACATTGATGGAAGGGGTGGATTCCTGTACAACAGATTGTTTATGCTGCTGTTCTTGCAGCATCCTTTGCAGTTGTTGCTGATTTTGCATAACACCCATTAACGTATTACCGTTCTGTGAAGCTAGCCCTGTAAGGTTACTGCTAGGACCGATGGAACCAAGGCTATTAGATGACCATGTCTTGAAATTTGAATTGACATCTTCCGGCGATTCTTGGGTAAATTGCTTGGAGATGTTTGATGGGCACTTTATCAGAGGCTGCCCATATGCCACACCTACATCACCACGGACACTCTCCTGTCCCTGTCGAGATCCTTGTAATAGAAACTGCTGATGAATTGCTGGTAATACAACATTTCCAGCGGGTTGACCTAAAAGCTCAGCATGCAGAGCTACCAATGTCTGTGGAGGAATTTGACCAGATGCAGCCAAAGCTTGGAAATCAAATCTTTCCAGTGGGCCTAGTTTCGGATTCTGCTCTATATGACCACAAAAAGAATTAGGAAGCCCAATTTGCTGTTGTGAAACACCACTTAACCTCTTCAAATATAGTCTGAATTTCTGCAgatagaattttaaaaataaaaagattaagGGAAGGAGATATGCAAAATTTAAGAACAGAAACATAGATATATGCAGCAccaaacatatgtatatatataatcccCATCTACTAGAAGGGCACAGTAAAGCATCACAATGATGCTATAGTCCTtacctaaataaaatattaatatactgaTACGTTAGCAAGCCTTGATATTCTAGAATCTGATAAACATTGATATAAAGAATCTCGATATTCAATGCATGAGTTATGACGTTGTTGCCTTGCAAATCCcacaaatttatactttaaactTGGAATGCCATAAGATAAAGGAGTTAATTCACACTACTTAGGTAAAACAATCAAACTTGCATATAAATCTTTCTGAAATTTTAGAAAACCAACATTTAAGCACCATCATTGTTTTGTTTACTTATTATAAATGAATAAGCCCCTGGATCTATATGCCATCACTGTCATCCATATCTAAATCTTCAACTTTCTCTTTTCCAATAACTAACACAGTTCCTCACCAGCACAGGCCACAAGTCCCTATCACCATTATAACAACTACTTTCTCCGCTGAAGGCATGCACTTCCTCCCTATGTTTTTATTGATTTAGAGGCCAAAAGATGAATAAGGAAAAAGTATGATCTCAGAGAGGTAACTTCTGTAGCTATAGATCAATATGCAAGCACAAACACAGGATAAGTGAGTAATAAGGGCAAACTTATCcatttaaccaaaaaaaaaatattaataacaactTCAATTCAAAAAacctgaaaaaatattttagaagaACCTCACCTACAATATACACTTCTTTTAATAGTGACTGGGAGCTAGGAAATggaaaattgtaaaaaatttaCTATATGCATATGAAAAGGGGATTCACCTGCAAGTGGCTTGCAACATTTTCTCGAGTCAGGCCTGGGACATTCATCAATTCGAGAATTCTTTTCGGAACAGCCTCTGAAAGGAAACCCGAAATATATAGTTAAGCATCGAGCATATATAAACTAATGAGTGCTGCTCGTCTTTAACAGGGCACAACATCTTTTAGCTAAAATATGCAAATTTGAGCTTTGAAAAGTACAAGTTAATTGAGAACAATTTTATAAGGAATTGTTTGAGTTCGTACTCTCTATTCCAAGTTGGTTTACTGCACTAACAAATTGCTGATGGAGCTCCACCGACCAGACTACACGTGGCTTCTTTGATGCAGAAGGGTCATCATTATCGAATTCaccatcatcttcttctttaaCATCTCTCCTCTTTTTTTGAGCTTTTAATATTCCTTCTGATCCCTCATTAGCAGAAGAAGCATATTCCACATCATCGGTTCCTCTGCGGTGCCGATCACTTTCATCCAAACTGCTTGAATTCTCTTGTTCTTTAGTTTCATTCCACTTTTTCCGAACAACATGTTGCCATATGTTTTTTAACTCTTCCTCACGTATAGGCTTGATTAAGTAATCACAAGCCCCATGTTTAATTCCCCTCATAACAGCACTAGTTCTTCCATCTGCTGACATCACTGCAACgccatatattatattagtataCAAAACACACTAATGGACTGTATTAAAAATGACTACTTACTAATGACAGGAAGGTCCATTTCCAAACCAACAAGTTCGAGGAGCTTGAAGCCGTCCATATCAGGCATATGTACATCACTCAGTACCAAATCAAAACAACCTTTTTTCTCCCGTAGCAGGTTTAACGCAGCAGTGGCCTGGGAGCACGTAGTAGCTGCAATGACGAACACATTTAGTGAAATATAACACGGATAAACAAAACCTAGCAGATAATCTTCAAGCAAGGAGACCAACTTaaactattattatatttattcaagaaATTATTGCTTAATCTAACTGTAAACTTCCAGAATATTACAAGTGGCACATCATGCGCAGACTGCAGTAGATAGTTGCATGTAAAACCATAGCATGAAGGTGGCATAACCTATAAAAAAGCGGACTGCAGAAAGGATGACTTGACGTCTATATTAAACCCATATCAGAAGCCTACACTTTATGGACAGACTTAGATAAGCCAGTGACCCTATATAAGGCTAccctttatataatataatttccaAACCACTGATTGACAGGCATGCGCTTTTGAAATGCTCAACGACCTCAATCCAAGACCTTCCCATGAGACATCTAGTCATATAAAGTTATTTCTCTCACAATTTATAGGTTCCCAATTTTCAATCACACAGAAACATGGGCGTGAGGTCCTCAGAAGTAGCAAAGACTTGAACAAAAACAATGGTCATATCAGGTAAGTACCCATAATACACTCATAGCGAATAAAAATACCCTTATCTACCAAATCACAGTTTACTACTTGGTTCAGTCATGGTGTACTTTCTGATACATTAGTATATACCAAACATAAATTTCATTTTACAGGTATTTTATGTTCCTCAGGTTAAAAGTTTGGTAGTTCTTTAATTATCAGGTTAAAAGTTTGGTAagataaaaaaattgcaaatcTCAAATAATGTCAATTGCTAGAATATTCAATCTTTGTATCCATTAATAAACTAAACCAAACATAAAGACCTTACCTCTACTCTAAAATAGTTGAAAAGATATTGCCCAAAGACCCTCGGCTTGAATAATATGGAATCGTACAAAACTATTAAAGTTTTGTCTATTTGGGCCAACTTGCGGGCCTCTTTATTTTATGATATGATTTAACGGGTTTTTTTATTACAACTAAAACACATTTAAACATCCTCATTAAAACATATTTCTCGGGcctatttatttataagttttttcACTGCCTTAATTACTAGAAACTTATTCAACATacccaataaaaatatattaatccaaACTCACTTATTAATGCTTTACAAGATCTATTTTAgttgaaagttgcatattattctaatataaccGTATTTtcaacacaaaattatatattaaatatataataaaagaacaaatattataagtcactcGTGCATCGCGTGATTATAAGCTAGTAACATATAAAACGCAAACAAGAGCATTtatcaaaaacaaatataataagcATAATAAGAGTATAGTATAAACATAAGAGAGACTGGAAAGTAAACATCAACCCAACATCAGACCTACAACATCCAGACATAATATCATTCAAAatagttataaaaaaaacaatggAAAAGAATAGAAGACCTATAGCAACTTAAACCACCTAATGACTAACCCCAGTATTAGCTACTTTAGCAACTGTCATCTCTACGGGTTACTGGCTCTAATCTTTGCATCCACTACCCCGACCTGAAAACACATCGCACTCCAAAAACGaagaaaatattcaaatttcgCTTGATACCAAACAACATAACAAAGTCCATAATTGGAAAGGAGTCAATCGCATGCCAAAAAAACATAGTAACGAACTCCACAAatggaaggaaaaaaaaaaatcaatcttcAAGTGTCGTCCTGAATAAATACAAATTTACTCTATTTATATTAACGAGTTTGCCACCCATTAGAACCATACACCAATCATGAATGATAAAAATTACTGAGAAATGGAAACTAcaatcacaaaaatatacaaactcTAATTACTTCTTAACTATCCTACCACTAAGCAATTACCATTgagaaaacaaacaaaaaaaaacggCTGAAATACCACAAATTGGGATTCTACATTAGAAGAACGAAAAACAACAAAAAGAGGACCTCACCTAAATAACTGCATCTCCTAAGCATTTGCTCCACAATCCTCAAACAAGTGAAGTCATCATCAACAACAAGAACCCGTAAACCAGCCGGAAACATATCTCCTTTATCCGAATGAACACCATAACTACTCGCAGTCGAGCAAGAGCTGACATACGGCAGCTTCTGCAAAGTAGCCATTCAAGAACCCTCAAAACCCCCTAAAGATCAAACCTTTACACTTCAGCAGCCATACAAACCCCTTAAACAACCCTAATATCAGAATTCTACACTTCAGGAGCCAGCAAGAACCCTAAAGATCAAATCTTTCCACTTCAATATCCAACAAAACccctaaaaatcaaatcttttcaCTTGAATAGCACACAAGAACCCTAAAGATCAAATCTTTACACCCC
Protein-coding regions in this window:
- the LOC108204614 gene encoding two-component response regulator ORR21 isoform X2; amino-acid sequence: MPDMDGFKLLELVGLEMDLPVIMMSADGRTSAVMRGIKHGACDYLIKPIREEELKNIWQHVVRKKWNETKEQENSSSLDESDRHRRGTDDVEYASSANEGSEGILKAQKKRRDVKEEDDGEFDNDDPSASKKPRVVWSVELHQQFVSAVNQLGIEKAVPKRILELMNVPGLTRENVASHLQKFRLYLKRLSGVSQQQIGLPNSFCGHIEQNPKLGPLERFDFQALAASGQIPPQTLVALHAELLGQPAGNVVLPAIHQQFLLQGSRQGQESVRGDVGVAYGQPLIKCPSNISKQFTQESPEDVNSNFKTWSSNSLGSIGPSSNLTGLASQNGNTLMGVMQNQQQLQRMLQEQQHKQSVVQESTPSINVQPSCLVVPAQPPSFQVVNRPSISQSCSFPGAEAIFSSADVTTPQPNNSIFAVGQMLGVNHKTAKILDGYSVAGPVSPSVSSCSGIAENNALRRVQNSAPEFNASRQVPVLFRDMNDCQGSYSEKSSHVLDHGTLRNIGFVGKEACIPSRFAVDEVEAPISCNGSTYRENGKKVKQEPNLDFIESVNMSNPMMQYFSPNDVMSVFSE
- the LOC108204614 gene encoding two-component response regulator ARR14 isoform X1; its protein translation is MATLQKLPYVSSCSTASSYGVHSDKGDMFPAGLRVLVVDDDFTCLRIVEQMLRRCSYLATTCSQATAALNLLREKKGCFDLVLSDVHMPDMDGFKLLELVGLEMDLPVIMMSADGRTSAVMRGIKHGACDYLIKPIREEELKNIWQHVVRKKWNETKEQENSSSLDESDRHRRGTDDVEYASSANEGSEGILKAQKKRRDVKEEDDGEFDNDDPSASKKPRVVWSVELHQQFVSAVNQLGIEKAVPKRILELMNVPGLTRENVASHLQKFRLYLKRLSGVSQQQIGLPNSFCGHIEQNPKLGPLERFDFQALAASGQIPPQTLVALHAELLGQPAGNVVLPAIHQQFLLQGSRQGQESVRGDVGVAYGQPLIKCPSNISKQFTQESPEDVNSNFKTWSSNSLGSIGPSSNLTGLASQNGNTLMGVMQNQQQLQRMLQEQQHKQSVVQESTPSINVQPSCLVVPAQPPSFQVVNRPSISQSCSFPGAEAIFSSADVTTPQPNNSIFAVGQMLGVNHKTAKILDGYSVAGPVSPSVSSCSGIAENNALRRVQNSAPEFNASRQVPVLFRDMNDCQGSYSEKSSHVLDHGTLRNIGFVGKEACIPSRFAVDEVEAPISCNGSTYRENGKKVKQEPNLDFIESVNMSNPMMQYFSPNDVMSVFSE